The DNA window GAGGCCGCGCACCACCTTGCGCGTGGAGTCCCCGGGCTTCGCGGTGCGGTAGTACGACAGGTCCCACGTCGTGTTCGCCTGCGTCACGACGTACACCGTCGCGAAGGCGAAGATGACGACGAAGGACATGCCCAGGCCGGAGTACAGCGCGCTGCGCGCACGTCCCGTCTCTAGTACCGGCGCCCGCGCCATCGCCTGGACCGCGGTCTCCACCAGCACCAGCGGCGCCAGACAGCACGCGAGCAGCGCGGGATACAGCGCCGCCAGCACCACCGCCAGCTTGGGGGACTTCATCGACAGCCGCGCGTCGAAGAGCGACGTGCCCAGGTCCGACTGGAGGAAGTAGAGCACCAGCGCCAGCAGGCCCAGCCCGTACAGGCCCAGCACCCAGCCATCCACCGTGCGTCGCTCCGCGCTCGCGCCACGCGAGGCGAAGAACCGCCAGCCCGCCGCGATGACGACCGCCACGACCCCCGCGCCGGACAGCAGCCCCCGGCCCGTGCCCACGCCCAGGATGCGCTCACCGATGAAGACGGCGAGCAGTCCCGCGACGAACGTCAGCGTCGTCGCCAATCCCTGGCCCACCGGACGCGTGCTCATCGCCACCTCCGCGCTTCGAGCACGCGCGTGGCCGCGAACAGCGCCACGTAGGTGACGACCCCGTAGTAGACGACGTCGCGCACGTGGATGAGCCCCGACTGGAACGGCGGAAAGTGCTGGTTCCACAGCGACATCGCGCTGAAGACGTCCGACAGCGGCTGCTCGGTGATGCGCGCCAGGAGCCAGCAGAGGATGAGCGCCACCAACATCACCGCGGACGTAATCGCCGCGAGCAACTGGTTGCGCGCCAGCGCCGAGCCGAACGTCCCCACCGCGAGCGACGCGCTGCCCAGCAGCAGCAACCCCAGGTAGCCCGCAGCCACGTGCCCCAGCGACACCTTGCCGTTCACCAGCACCAGCACCGGCATGTACAGCGTGCACAGCAGGTAGAGCGACAGGAAGGCGAAGCCCGCCAGGAACTTGCCCAGCACGATGTCCCTGTCCCTCAGCGGTGACGAGTACAGCAGCGGCAACGTCCCCGTCTGCCGCTCCTCGGCGAGCAGTCGCATGGAGATGAACACCGAGGCCACGACGGTGAAGCCGCTCGAGTAATAGAAGAACTGCGACAGCACCTCGGCGGAGCGCTTGCTCGCGCCACCCAGGGCGTACGCGTTGAAGAACAAGCCGTTCAACGCGAGGATGACCGCGATGACGACGTAGCCGCTGAGCGTGTGCAGGTAACCGGACAGCTCGCGGCGGGCGATGAGCAGCGCCTTCACGCGCGCACCTCCTGGCCGTGCGTCAGCCGGAGGAAGATGGACTCCAACTGCCCCGCGCCCTGGTCCAGGCGCAAGAGCTCCAGCCCCGCGCCCACCACCGCCTGCGCCACACGCGGACGCTGGTCGGGAGAAGCGCGCAGGCTCAGCGACACCACACCGTCCACGGCCCGCTCCACCTCCACCGCGCCGAACCCCTGGAGCACCTCCACCGCGCGCGCCTTGTCACCGCGCACCTCGACCTCGATGGAGCCTCCGCCGCCCATCTTCCGCCCCAGCTCCTCCTCCGTCCCCTGCGCCACCAGCGTCCCCTTGTGGATGATGAGGAGCCGGTCACACGTCTGCGAGATTTCCGGGAGGATGTGGCTGGAGACGAGGACGGTGTGCGTGCCCTTCAGTCCCCGGATGACGTCGCGCATCTCCACGATTTGCCGAGGGTCCAGGCCGCTGGTGGGCTCGTCGAGGATGAGCAGCGCGGGCTTGTGTACCAATGCCTGCGCCACGCCCACGCGCTGACGGTAGCCGTGGCTGAGCGTGGAGATGAGCTCGCCGTCCACCTCGCGAAGCCCCGTCTTCTCCTCGGCCTCCCCCACCCGGGCCACGGTGTCCCGCGCCGTCACGCCGCGAAGCCGCGCGACATAGGCCAGGTACTCGCCCACCGTCATCTCGTCGTAGAGCGGCGGCACATCGGGGAGATAGCCAATGCGCTGTCGGACCTCGTGGGCGTTGCTCACCACGTCATGGCCGTCGATGACGACGCGCCCAGCGGTCGGCAGCAGCACGCACCCCAGGACCTTCAACGTCGTCGACTTGCCCGCGCCATTGAGGCCGAGGAAGCCGATGACCTCACCCTGCCCGATGGTGAAGGCCAGGTCCCGGATGGCCGCGTGCTCACCGTAGTACTTGGTCAGCCCTTCGACCTGAATCATAGAAAGCCATTCCATCAGTCGCGGTAGGGGGGATTGTCAAGCATCGAGCCGCTCAGTCATGACGGACCTCGAGCCCCTCCGTGGTGCGGCCCAGCGTGAAGCGCAACGCCCCTTCCAGGTCCGGAAGGACGAAAGAGTAACCCAGTTGCTCCGCCGTGGAGGGGAGCACCCGGGCACCCGCCAGCAGGGCCTCCTGCCCCATCTCCCCGAAGAGCGTCCGGATGACCGCCGCGGGCATGGGCAGCACCGCCGGACGCCGCAGCACACGGCCGAGCGCCCTGGCGAAGTCCGCCTGCCGCACCGCGCCCGGCGCCACCGCGTTGATGGGGCCTCGCGCCGCATCGGTGAAGAGGCTGAAGTGGATGAGGCCCAGGAGGTCCTCCAGCGACACCCAGCTCATCCACTGACGCCCGGAGGCGATGGGCCCTCCGCCCCCCGCGAGGAAGGCGGGCAGCATCTTCGCCAGCGCGCCGTCCCGCGCGTCCAGCACCGGGCCGATGCGCAGGTTCACCACGCGAATCCCCGCGGCCTCGGCGGGCGCGGTGGCGGCCTCCCAGACACGGCACACGTCCGCGAGGAAGCCCGTGCCCGGCGCGCTCGTCTCTGTGAGCGGCTCGTCGCCCCGGTCGCCGTAGATGCTGACGCCCGCGGCACACACCAGCACGCGCGGCTTGCGCTTCATCCGCGCCAGCGCTTCCGACAACGCGAGCGTGCCCTCCGCTCGGCTCTTGAGGATGGCGTCCTTGTACTCGGGCGACCAGCGCTTGCCCGCGACGTTGACGCCCGCCAGGTGCACCACCGCATCCACGCCCTCGAGCGCCGCCGTGTCCACCTCGCCCTTGTCGGGGGCCCACGCCACCTCGCCTCGCGAGGCCTCCGCCCGCCTCCGCACCAGCCGCTTCACGTCGTGGCCCCCCGTGGTGAGCAGCGGCACCAGCGCCGAGCCCACCAGGCCCGACGCCCCCGTGACGGCCACCGAGAGTGGCCCCCGCGACGCGAAGGCCAGGTGACGACGCAGGTCCATTCCCGTTACCCGGTGGCGATAGGCGAACACCCGCTCCAGCGAGCGCCGCGCGAAGCCCCCGCCCACCAGGCTCCCCAGCCAGCCCAGGGGCAGCGCGTACTCCACCTCATCCTCGAGGATGGAGGTGCCCTGCGCGGGCTCGGGCCAGAAGCGATGCGTGTGGACCCACTTGGAGAACGGGCCGGACACCTGGGTGTCCTGGAAGAGCGAGTCCTGGATGTAGGCCGTGTGCTCGGCCACCCAGCGGCGGGGGATGGGCCCCATGCGCATCTTCATGACGACGCGGGCGCCTACCTGGATGCCATCGCCCGAGCGCTCCAGGAGCTCCATCCGCTCCCAGGGGGGCGTCAGCCGTGCGAGCGCCCCTTCCCGGGCGTGCCAGGCGAACAACTCGGAGGCGGAAACTGGCATCCGAGCGCGCGCATTGAAGACGTGCGACTTGCCCATGGTTGCTCCTGGCGCGACAGTGCGGACCCCCATGCTAAATCCGGAGCTCGTCGAGCGCGCGGTGGAATTGCTGCGGCGCGGCGGCGTCATCGCCTTGCCCACGGAGACGGTGTACGGCCTCGCGGCCAACGCCGAGGACGAGTTGGCCGTGCGTCGCGTCTTCGCCATCAAGGGCCGCCCCGCCACCCATCCGCTCATCGTCCACCTGCCCGGCATGGAGCACATGGCCTCGTGGGCCCGGGACCTCCCTCCGGCCGCGCACCAGCTCGCCCGCGCCTTCTGGCCGGGGCCGCTCACGCTCGTGCTGCCTCGCACGCCCCGCGCCACGGACGCCGTCACGGGAGGCCAGGACACGGTGGCCTTGCGCGTGCCGGGGCATCCGGTGGCCCTGGCTGTGCTGAAGTCCCTGGGTGGAGGACTCGCGGCGCCCAGCGCCAACCGCTTCGGCCGGGTGAGCCCGACCACCGCGGAGCATGTGCGCGTGGACCTGGGCGCTGACGTGGACCTGGTCCTCGACGGGGGGCCCTGCACGGTGGGCGTCGAGTCCACCATCGTCGACCTGAGCTCTGGTGCTCCCTCCATCCTTCGGCCCGGAGGACTGTCGACCGAGGACATCGAGCGGGTGCTGGGCCACTCGGTCCCCGTGAAGACCTCCACGCAGGTCCGCGTGTCGGGCTCGCTCGCGTCGCACTACGCGCCGCGCGCGGGGGTCGTGCTCGCCGAGCCGGGTGAGGCCGCCGCGCGTGTCCAGGCCCTGAGGGAGCAAGGTCTGCGCGTGGGCGTGTTGGGCCCCGAGGGGCTCGTGCTTCCTCCCGACGTCGCCCGCTTCGACGTGCCCGCGGACCCGGCTGGCGCCGCACGTGTGCTCTACGCACGGCTGCGAGAGGCGGATGAGCGAGGCCATGACGTGCTTGTCGCTTGCCTCCCCTCCGCCAGCGGCCTGGGCATCGCGGTGCGAGACAGGCTCTCGCGAGCCGCCGCCCCACGCGACGCCGGGCACTGAGCCCCACGACGCATCAGAGCCACCCGAGGGGCGTCGCGACTCGCACTGTCGCCCCCTCCTCGCGCAAGGGCGCGCGGTCCTCTCCGGGGCGCGTCCCCCCACGACCACGTACATCCATGACGCAGCCGGCCATCATGGATTGGAGCTGCAAGTGAATGATCACGCGCGCCGAGGCCGAGGCCGTGGATAATCGCGGCCGGGTGACGGACTTGAATGCCCTGATGGGCTCCGGTATCCCGCCGTGTACTCCCAGAGGAGCGTCCCCGCGTGATGCGAAGCCTGTTCGGCCTGGTCGTCGCCCTGTCGCTGTCCGCCTGCAAGGAAGAACCCCGAGGGCAGCTCGAGCCCATCCCCCGTCCGCCGGGCATGAAGGACGCGCCCCCTCCTCCCGATGCGAAGGCCGCGGCCCAAGCCGCCGCGCCCGCGGCGGACCCGTCCAAGGTCACCCTGCGATGGAAGCTCGCCGGGAATGCCCCTGTCGCCTACCGCCTCACCCTGGACCGTCAGGGCTCCGCTCCCGCCGCCCCCGCCGAGCCGGCGGAGGACACCAAGGGCAAGAAGGGCAAGGGCAAGGACAAGCCGGAGCCCAAGGAGGAGCGCGCACCCGCTCCCGCCTCCACGTTCCCCGGCTCGTTCACCTACGTGGTGGAGCGCTCTGACTCGGGCGGCTACCGCCTGCGCGTCATCCCCGAGGGCAACAACGCCGCCGAGGACTCCGGCTCCATGAGCGAGCGCGGCTTCGTGCTCGACGGACTCCAGGGCATCACCCGCAACACGGCCTCGCTGGTGATGGAGCTGCCCATGGCCGCCGTTGGCCCCAAGGACACCTGGGCCCTGGCCACGGAGCTGCTGACGCACGACTCGCTGGGCCCCGCGTTCGCCATGGGCAAGTCGGAGCGCCGCAACCGCGTGACGCTCACCGCGCTCACCGCCGAGGACGGGGGCGAGCAGGTGGCCACGCTGGAGTACGACCTGGCCGAGCAGCTCAACGGCAAGATGACCCAGCGCCGCCCGCCGCCCGCCGTGCCCGCGCACGCCGGTGACCCGGACACGGAAGGGGCCGCTCCCGAGGACGCCGCCCCGCCCACCGTGCCCGCCTCCGCCGAGGTGCGCATCACCGGCAAGGGCCAGTTCCTGGTGAAGGCCGGCCGCTGGCGTTCGTGGGAGGGCAGCATCGCCGCGACCACGAGCGGCGCCTTCCCCGCCAACGCGCTCCAGGTGCCCCCGGGCACGGTGAAGCTGAAGCTCACCGCGCTGGAGTCGCCTCCCGCGTCCGCGCCTACGGCGAAGCCGCAGCAGTAGGCGCGCCGTCTGACTCGCGTACCATCCGCACCACGGCGTCCACCCATTCCGGGTGGGCGTTGAGCGAGGGGACGAGCGTCAGCGCCTCGCCCCCCGCCTCCACGAACTGCTCGCGGGCGCGCAGCCCCACTTCCTCGAGCGTCTCCAGGCAGTCGGCGACGAAGGACGGGCACATCACCGCCAGCCGCTTCACGCCCCGCTTCGCCAGCTCCGGCAGCACCAGGTCCGTGTAGGGCTTCACCCACGGGGTGCGGCCCAGCCGCGACTGGAAGGACACGCTCCACCCCTCCGCCTTCAGCCCCAACCGCTCGGCCAGCCCTCGCGCGGTGGAGAAGCACTGCGCGCGGTAGCAGTGGCGATTGGCCTCGGTGAGCGAGTCGCAGCACCCCGCCGACGCGAAGCAGTGCTGGCCCGACGTGTCCGTCTTGCGCACGTGCCGCTCCGGCACGCCGTGGAAGCTGAAGAGCACGTGGTCTGAGCGCGTCTGCGCAATCACCGGCCGCGCCACGGACGTGAAGGCATCCAGGAACGACGGGTGGCTGTGGAACGCCGGCACCGCGCGCACGTTGGGCACATCCCAGCCCTCCGTCATCACCTCGTACACCCGCGCCAGTGACGACGCGGACGACGACGTGGCCTCCTGCGGATAGAGGGGCAGCACGGTGAAGTCCATCACCCCGCGCGCGCGAAGGCTCGCCACCGCGTCGGGAATGGAGGGCGTGCCGTAGCGCATGCCCAGCGCCACCTCGTACTCGCCGCCCAGCCGCGCGCGCACGGCGGCCTCCAGCTCCCGGCTGTACACCAGCAAGGGCGAGCCCTGGGGCATCCACACCTTGCGATACGCCTCCGCGCTCTTGGCGGGACGGACGGGCAGGATGATGAAGTTGAGGAGCATCCAGCGCCCCACCGGATGGATGTCCACCACCCGGGGGTCGCTCAGGAACTCCCGCAGATACCGCCGCACCGCCCCGGACTCCGGCGCGTCCGGAGTCCCCAGGTTGAGGAGCAGCAAGCCCCGCTTCGCGCCCGGAGTCGTCATCAGTGCAGGGCGTTGGGCAGGGTGAGGGCGAACTCCGCGATGCGCGCCTCGAAGCTCGAGCCGTCCGGCCGCTCCATCTCGTAGCTGCCGCGCATGGTGCCGAACGGCGTGCGCAGCATCGCCCAGCTCGTGTACTCGAAGCGCTCGCTCGGAGCCAGGCGGGGCTGGCGGCCCACCACGCCCTCCCCCTTCACCTCTTCCACCTTCCCGGTGGCGTCGGTGATGAGCCAGTGGCGCGACTTCAACTGCGCGGGCGCCTCGCCCTCGTTGACGATTTCCACCGTGTACATGAAGGCGTACTGCCCCGACTCGGGCGAGCTGCGCTCCGGCCAATAGGCCGGCTTCACGGTGATGCGAATCCCGTCAGTGGTGGCGCTGGAAGACATGCCTCCACATTTGAAGGCAAGGCCCCCGGGTTGCAAGGAAAACCCCGGCGGGCCGCCCGGACAGGGCTCAGGTTTTCGCGCTCTCCCGGTCATCGCCCGGCTCCGGCGCCTTGGGCCAGATGAGCGACGCGACGATGGAGGCCAGGAGGATGCCACCAATGGCCCCCAGCGACAGGCTGATGGGGACGTGGATGTCGAAGTAGGTAATCAACATCTTCACGCCCACGAAGGCCAGGATGGCGCTCAGGCCCACCTTCAGCAGGTGGAACTTCTCCATGAGGCTGGCCACCACGAAGAACAGCGAGCGCAGGCCCAGAATCGCGCACACGTTGGACGTGTAGACGATGAAGGCGTTCTGGCTGATGCCCAGCACCGCGGGGATGGAGTCCAGCGCGAACAGCAGGTCGGTCGCCTCCACCACCAGGAGGACGATGAACAGCGGCGTCACCTTGCGGCGGTTGTCCTCGGTGATGAAGAAGCGGCTGCCCTCGCCCTGCCGCGCCACCGGCAGCATCCGGCGCGCGAGCTTGACGATGCCCTTCTGCTCCGGGTCCATCTCCTCGTCCTTCGAGAAGAGCATCTTCACCGCGGTGAAGACGAGGAAGGCGCCGAACAGGTAGATGAGCCAGTGGAAGCGCTGCACCAGCGCGGCGCCGGCGATGATGAGCACCGCGCGCATCACGAACGCGCCCAGGATGCCCCAGAACAACACCCGGTGCTGGTGCTCGGGCGCCACCCGGAAGTAGCTGAACACCATCAGGAAGACGAACAGGTTGTCGACGGAGAGCGAGTACTCCACGACATAGGCCGTCAGCCACTGGAGCGCCGGCGTGCTGCCGGAGAAGTGCCAGATGCCTCCGCAGAACGCGAGGCTGATGGAAATCCACACCAGCGTCCAGATGCCCGCTTCCTTGGGCGACACCACGTGGTCCTTGCGGTGGAACAGCCCAAGGTCCACGGCCAGCATCGCCAGCACGAAGAGGTTGAAGCCCACCCAGAGCGCGACTTGCGTGTTCACGTATGAATCCTGTTTCAAAAACAGCCGCCGCACCCTAGCGGCGGCGCGCCCGGGCGTCGACACTTCCGTCACGCCTACTCCGTCGCGGGCCTCCTCAAGACCATCAGCGAACGCCCCGCCACCTGCACCTTGCCCCCCGCGGGCGTGTGGGTGCGGGGGGAAGCCCCCGCCGTGGCCGTGTCCACCACCTGCTCCCAGTCCGCGCCCCACTCCAGCGCCGGCAGCAGGAAGGAGATGGGCTCGTGGTGGGCGTTCATCAGCACCAGCAACGTGTCACCCACAATCCGGTTGCCCTCCTCGTCCGGCGCGGCGATGGCATCCCCGCCCAACAGGAAGGCGAGCGAGCGGACATAGGGCTTCTCCCAGTCGTCCTTGCGCATCTCCTTGCCGTCGGGGCGGAACCACGCCAGGTCCTTCAGCTCGCTGTCCCACATGTGCGCGCCGCGGAAGAAGCGGCGCTTGCGGAGGACAGGCTGCTCGCGGCGCAGCCGGGTCAACCGGCTGGTGAACTCCAGGAGCGCCGACTGCGACTCGGTCAGCTCCCAGTTCACCCACGACAGCGCGTTGTCCTGACAGTAGGCGTTGTTGTTGCCCCGCTGGGTGCGGCCCATCTCGTCGCCCGCCACCAGCATGGGCACGCCCTGGGACAGGAAGAGCGTGGACAGGAAGTTGCGCTTCTGCTGCTCGCGCAGGGCGTTCACCTTCGCGTCGTTCGTCTCGCCCTCCACCCCGCAGTTCCAGGAGTGGTTGTCGTTGCCGCCGTCGCGGTTCTCCTCGCCGTTGGCCTCGTTGTGCTTGTCGTTGTAGGTGACCAGGTCGTGCAGGGTGAAGCCGTCGTGCGCGGTGACGAAGTTGACGCTCGCGGCGGGCTTGCGGCCGGACAGCGCATACAGGTCCGAGCTGCCCGTGAGCCGGTAGCCAATCTCCGCCGCCTGCCGGTCATCGCCCTTCCAATAGCGGCGGATGGTGTCGCGGTACTTGCCGTTCCACTCGCTCCACAGCACCGGGAAGTTGCCCACCTGGTAGCCGAAGTCGCCCACGTCCCAGGGCTCGGAGATGAGCTTCACCCGGCTGAGCACCGGGTCCTGGTGGACAATCTGGAAGAAGGCCGCGCGCGTGTCGTAGCCGTGCCTGTCGCGCCCCAGCGTGGTGGCCAGGTCGAAGCGGAACCCGTCGACGTGCATCACCTCCACCCAGTAGCGCAGCGAGTCCGCCACCAGCTTCAGCGCGTACGGGTGCGTGGCGTTCCACGAGTTGCCCGTCCCGGTGACGTCCAGGTAGTAGCGAGGGTCCTTCTCCGTGAGCCGGTAGTACGCCCCGTTGTCCAGGCCCTTGAAGGACAGCGTGGGCCCCAGGTGGTTGCCCTCGCAGGTGTGGTTGTAGACCACGTCGAGGATGACCTCGATGCCCGCCTGGTGCAGCGCCTTCACCATGGCCTTGAACTCGGCCACCTGCTCGCCACGGGAGCCAGAGGCGCTGTAGCGCGCGTCGGGCGCGAAGTAGCCCAGCGTGCTGTAGCCCCAGTAGTTGGTCAGCCCGCGCTCGGCGAGGAACGGCTCGTCGACGATGTGGTGGATGGGCAGAAGCTCCACCGCGGTGACGCCCACCTTCTTCAGGTGCTCGATGGCGGCCGGGTGCCCCAGGCCCGCATACGTTCCGCGCAGGGCTTCTGGCACACGGGGGTGCAGCTTCGTGAAGCCCTTGACGTGCAGCTCGTAGAGGACCGTCTGGTGCCACGGCACGCCCGGCGGGGTGTCACCTTCCCAGTCGAACGTGTCCTCCAGCACCACGGCCTTGGGCACGGCCGCCGCGTCATCCCGCTTGTCGAGGACCAGGTCCTCGTCCTTGCCCCCCGTCACGTGGGCATAGATGGGCGCGCCGTAGTCCACGCCGCCGTGGAGCGCGCGCGCATACGGGTCCACCAGCAGCTTGTGGGGATTGAAGCGCAGGCCCTTCTTCGGCTCGAACGGCCCGTGGACGCGCAGGCCGTAGAGCGTGCCGGGCTTCAGGTCCGGCACATAGCCATGCCACACCTGATGCGTCGTCTCGAGCAGGGGAAAGCGGCGCGTCTCCCTCGAGGGCTCCTGTGCATCGTAGAGGCAGACCTCCACCTTCTTCGCGTGCTCGCTGAAGACGGCGAAGTTGACCCCGTGTCCGTCGTACGTGGCGCCCAGGGGGAACGGCTTCCCTGGAAGCACCTCGGCCCTCCTCATCCCGCGCTCCTCTCCAGCAGCACCACCGGGAACCCCGACAGGAGCGGCGCGAGGGGCAGCACCACGCCACCCACCCCACGCTCGGGCCGCACCTGCCGACCGGTGAAGACATCGCGGAACATCATGCCCGCATATGCCTCGGGAAGGTCCAGGAACGTGCCGGCGTAGGCACCCGCGAGCCCCTCCGGTGACTCCAGCGCGGACAGGACGTAGCGTGGCGCACAGACCACCACGCCCGCATCCTCCCGCTCCCGAGCGAAGGCCACCGCCGTCTGGGCCCTCGCGCCCGACAGCTCCAACGCCCGGTAGCCTCCGGAGCGGAACAGCTCCGAAAGGCGCAAGCGCAGCCGCAGCACCTGCGACACGAGGAAGAGCTTCACGCGGCCATCATCCATGTCCGCGGTCAGCCGCGCGCACAGCCCGGCCCGGTCCTCCGCCACCTGGGCGTCCAGCGCCTCCAGCATCCGCGAGCGGGCCTCGAAGTCCACCGGCCGCCGGTTGTCCGGGTCCACCAGCGACAAGTCCCACAGCTCGCAGCCCTGGTAGGTGTCCGCGACGCCGGGCGAGGCCAGCTTCAGGAGGAGCTGCCCCAGCGCGTTGTGCTGCCCCGCGCGCTCCAGGCGCCGCTTGAAGACCCGCACCTCCTCCAGGAACGAGGCGCCCTTCTCCGGCTCGAAGCACGCGTCCACGAAGCGCGCCACCGCTTCGT is part of the Myxococcus landrumus genome and encodes:
- a CDS encoding ABC transporter permease; the encoded protein is MKALLIARRELSGYLHTLSGYVVIAVILALNGLFFNAYALGGASKRSAEVLSQFFYYSSGFTVVASVFISMRLLAEERQTGTLPLLYSSPLRDRDIVLGKFLAGFAFLSLYLLCTLYMPVLVLVNGKVSLGHVAAGYLGLLLLGSASLAVGTFGSALARNQLLAAITSAVMLVALILCWLLARITEQPLSDVFSAMSLWNQHFPPFQSGLIHVRDVVYYGVVTYVALFAATRVLEARRWR
- a CDS encoding ABC transporter ATP-binding protein; translated protein: MIQVEGLTKYYGEHAAIRDLAFTIGQGEVIGFLGLNGAGKSTTLKVLGCVLLPTAGRVVIDGHDVVSNAHEVRQRIGYLPDVPPLYDEMTVGEYLAYVARLRGVTARDTVARVGEAEEKTGLREVDGELISTLSHGYRQRVGVAQALVHKPALLILDEPTSGLDPRQIVEMRDVIRGLKGTHTVLVSSHILPEISQTCDRLLIIHKGTLVAQGTEEELGRKMGGGGSIEVEVRGDKARAVEVLQGFGAVEVERAVDGVVSLSLRASPDQRPRVAQAVVGAGLELLRLDQGAGQLESIFLRLTHGQEVRA
- a CDS encoding TIGR01777 family oxidoreductase, which produces MGKSHVFNARARMPVSASELFAWHAREGALARLTPPWERMELLERSGDGIQVGARVVMKMRMGPIPRRWVAEHTAYIQDSLFQDTQVSGPFSKWVHTHRFWPEPAQGTSILEDEVEYALPLGWLGSLVGGGFARRSLERVFAYRHRVTGMDLRRHLAFASRGPLSVAVTGASGLVGSALVPLLTTGGHDVKRLVRRRAEASRGEVAWAPDKGEVDTAALEGVDAVVHLAGVNVAGKRWSPEYKDAILKSRAEGTLALSEALARMKRKPRVLVCAAGVSIYGDRGDEPLTETSAPGTGFLADVCRVWEAATAPAEAAGIRVVNLRIGPVLDARDGALAKMLPAFLAGGGGPIASGRQWMSWVSLEDLLGLIHFSLFTDAARGPINAVAPGAVRQADFARALGRVLRRPAVLPMPAAVIRTLFGEMGQEALLAGARVLPSTAEQLGYSFVLPDLEGALRFTLGRTTEGLEVRHD
- a CDS encoding L-threonylcarbamoyladenylate synthase yields the protein MLNPELVERAVELLRRGGVIALPTETVYGLAANAEDELAVRRVFAIKGRPATHPLIVHLPGMEHMASWARDLPPAAHQLARAFWPGPLTLVLPRTPRATDAVTGGQDTVALRVPGHPVALAVLKSLGGGLAAPSANRFGRVSPTTAEHVRVDLGADVDLVLDGGPCTVGVESTIVDLSSGAPSILRPGGLSTEDIERVLGHSVPVKTSTQVRVSGSLASHYAPRAGVVLAEPGEAAARVQALREQGLRVGVLGPEGLVLPPDVARFDVPADPAGAARVLYARLREADERGHDVLVACLPSASGLGIAVRDRLSRAAAPRDAGH
- the hemH gene encoding ferrochelatase → MTTPGAKRGLLLLNLGTPDAPESGAVRRYLREFLSDPRVVDIHPVGRWMLLNFIILPVRPAKSAEAYRKVWMPQGSPLLVYSRELEAAVRARLGGEYEVALGMRYGTPSIPDAVASLRARGVMDFTVLPLYPQEATSSSASSLARVYEVMTEGWDVPNVRAVPAFHSHPSFLDAFTSVARPVIAQTRSDHVLFSFHGVPERHVRKTDTSGQHCFASAGCCDSLTEANRHCYRAQCFSTARGLAERLGLKAEGWSVSFQSRLGRTPWVKPYTDLVLPELAKRGVKRLAVMCPSFVADCLETLEEVGLRAREQFVEAGGEALTLVPSLNAHPEWVDAVVRMVRESDGAPTAAASP
- the apaG gene encoding Co2+/Mg2+ efflux protein ApaG; amino-acid sequence: MSSSATTDGIRITVKPAYWPERSSPESGQYAFMYTVEIVNEGEAPAQLKSRHWLITDATGKVEEVKGEGVVGRQPRLAPSERFEYTSWAMLRTPFGTMRGSYEMERPDGSSFEARIAEFALTLPNALH
- a CDS encoding TerC family protein; its protein translation is MNTQVALWVGFNLFVLAMLAVDLGLFHRKDHVVSPKEAGIWTLVWISISLAFCGGIWHFSGSTPALQWLTAYVVEYSLSVDNLFVFLMVFSYFRVAPEHQHRVLFWGILGAFVMRAVLIIAGAALVQRFHWLIYLFGAFLVFTAVKMLFSKDEEMDPEQKGIVKLARRMLPVARQGEGSRFFITEDNRRKVTPLFIVLLVVEATDLLFALDSIPAVLGISQNAFIVYTSNVCAILGLRSLFFVVASLMEKFHLLKVGLSAILAFVGVKMLITYFDIHVPISLSLGAIGGILLASIVASLIWPKAPEPGDDRESAKT
- the glgX gene encoding glycogen debranching protein GlgX, giving the protein MRRAEVLPGKPFPLGATYDGHGVNFAVFSEHAKKVEVCLYDAQEPSRETRRFPLLETTHQVWHGYVPDLKPGTLYGLRVHGPFEPKKGLRFNPHKLLVDPYARALHGGVDYGAPIYAHVTGGKDEDLVLDKRDDAAAVPKAVVLEDTFDWEGDTPPGVPWHQTVLYELHVKGFTKLHPRVPEALRGTYAGLGHPAAIEHLKKVGVTAVELLPIHHIVDEPFLAERGLTNYWGYSTLGYFAPDARYSASGSRGEQVAEFKAMVKALHQAGIEVILDVVYNHTCEGNHLGPTLSFKGLDNGAYYRLTEKDPRYYLDVTGTGNSWNATHPYALKLVADSLRYWVEVMHVDGFRFDLATTLGRDRHGYDTRAAFFQIVHQDPVLSRVKLISEPWDVGDFGYQVGNFPVLWSEWNGKYRDTIRRYWKGDDRQAAEIGYRLTGSSDLYALSGRKPAASVNFVTAHDGFTLHDLVTYNDKHNEANGEENRDGGNDNHSWNCGVEGETNDAKVNALREQQKRNFLSTLFLSQGVPMLVAGDEMGRTQRGNNNAYCQDNALSWVNWELTESQSALLEFTSRLTRLRREQPVLRKRRFFRGAHMWDSELKDLAWFRPDGKEMRKDDWEKPYVRSLAFLLGGDAIAAPDEEGNRIVGDTLLVLMNAHHEPISFLLPALEWGADWEQVVDTATAGASPRTHTPAGGKVQVAGRSLMVLRRPATE